The Eretmochelys imbricata isolate rEreImb1 chromosome 19, rEreImb1.hap1, whole genome shotgun sequence genome contains a region encoding:
- the TRNAU1AP gene encoding tRNA selenocysteine 1-associated protein 1: MAASLWMGDLEPYMDENFVSRAFATMGELVLSVKIIRNRLTGIPAGYCFVEFADLATAEKCLHKINGKPLPGATPSKRFKLNYATYGKQPDNSPEYSLFVGDLTPDVDDGMLYEFFVKVYPSCRGGKVVLDQTGVSKGYGFVKFTDELEQKRALTECQGAVGLGSKPVRLSVAIPKANRVKTVEYNQMYNYNYNQYYQQYQNYYAQWGYDQNTGSYSYSYPQYGYTQSTMQTYEEVGEDALEDPMPQMDVTEANKQFMEQSEELYDALMDCHWQPLDTVSSEIPAML, encoded by the exons ATGGCCGCCAGCCTGTGGATGGGGGAC CTGGAGCCATACATGGATGAGAACTTCGTTTCAAGAGCCTTTGCCACCATGGGAGAACTTGTTCTAAGTGTAAAAATCATCCGAAATAGATTGACAGG AATTCCAGCAGGCTACTGCTTTGTAGAATTTGCAGATCTGGCTACTGCAGAGAAGTGTTTACACAAAATCAATGGAAAACCACTTCCTGGTGCCACACCA TCAAAGCGATTTAAACTGAACTACGCAACATATGGAAAGCAGCCTGATAACAG TCCAGAATACTCACTCTTTGTGGGAGATCTTACCCCCGATGTGGACGATGGCATGTTATATGAGTTTTTTGTTAAAGTTTATCCGTCATGTAGAGGTGGCAAAGTTGTTTTGGACCAGACTGGAGTTTCCAA AGGTTATGGGTTTGTGAAATTCACGGACGAGCTAGAACAGAAAAGAGCCCTGACAGAGTGCCAAGGGGCTGTGGGATTGGGCTCTAAACCCGTACGCTTGAGTGTGGCCATACCAAAAGC taaccgTGTGAAGACGGTGGAGTACAATCAGATGTACAACTATAATTATAACCAGTATTACCAACAATATCAGAACTACTATGCCCAGTGGGGATATGACCAGAACACAGGCAGTTATAGCTACAGCTATCCACAGTATGGATACACACAGAGCACCATGCAG ACATATGAAGAAGTTGGTGAGGATGCATTGGAAG ATCCAATGCCTCAGATGGATGTGACTGAAGCAAACAAACAGTTTATGGAACAGAGTGAAGAACTCTATGATGCCTTGATGGACTGTCACTGGCAGCCTTTGGACACTGTCTCTTCAGAGATTCCAGCCATGTTATAG